One window from the genome of Candidatus Poseidoniia archaeon encodes:
- a CDS encoding Xaa-Pro peptidase family protein — protein sequence MQIDYRRRWAGVRRALRDAGADAFVAAGAGNTRWLASAESPPGSPPSSTLNYVFVPQRGAPVGITSSLEGHRCRKEAGVRDLRLWSGYPDVGADFASAKAALKALLEEREVGSVLSDAALRLQRGVAVERSTAVRDLRARKAPDELERIRVAVRHADAGQRFARELCEAGAGLTEFEVAAEIDYFLRRRGVQETSFTTIVASGPNAAFSHHSPGRRRLRDSDSVICDFGAFWKGYCSDITRTYFVGGNPTPKWRKRYALVLEANARSRGALRHGAVAQDVDGAGRNFLGRSGVGSRFVHGTGHGFGLEVHEWPSLTYGQKTVLEQGMAVTVEPGLYFPRQGGIRIEDDVLVTRSGCETLTHAAKALY from the coding sequence ATGCAGATTGATTATCGCCGCCGCTGGGCTGGCGTACGACGGGCGCTGCGCGATGCCGGGGCAGATGCGTTTGTCGCTGCCGGCGCCGGAAATACGCGCTGGCTTGCATCGGCAGAGTCGCCGCCGGGGTCGCCACCCAGCTCGACGCTGAACTACGTTTTCGTCCCGCAGCGCGGTGCGCCGGTCGGCATCACCTCGTCGCTCGAAGGACACCGCTGTCGTAAGGAAGCTGGCGTGCGCGACCTGCGGCTCTGGTCGGGCTACCCTGATGTCGGCGCTGATTTTGCGTCGGCCAAAGCGGCGCTGAAAGCGTTGCTGGAAGAACGCGAAGTTGGCAGCGTGTTGAGCGACGCCGCACTGCGTTTGCAGCGCGGCGTCGCGGTCGAGCGCTCGACGGCGGTGCGCGACCTGCGCGCCCGCAAGGCGCCCGACGAGCTGGAGCGCATCCGCGTTGCCGTGCGCCATGCCGACGCGGGGCAGCGTTTCGCGCGCGAGCTATGCGAAGCTGGCGCTGGCCTTACGGAGTTCGAAGTCGCGGCTGAAATCGACTACTTTCTGCGCCGGCGCGGGGTGCAGGAGACCTCGTTCACGACGATTGTCGCCTCCGGGCCGAACGCGGCGTTCTCGCACCACTCGCCCGGCCGGCGGCGGCTGCGCGACAGCGATTCGGTCATCTGCGATTTTGGCGCTTTCTGGAAGGGCTACTGCTCCGACATTACGCGCACCTATTTCGTCGGCGGCAACCCCACGCCGAAATGGCGCAAGCGCTACGCGCTGGTGCTGGAAGCCAACGCGCGTTCGCGCGGGGCGCTGCGACACGGGGCTGTGGCGCAGGATGTCGACGGCGCGGGGCGCAACTTCCTCGGCCGCAGCGGCGTTGGCAGCCGCTTCGTCCACGGCACCGGGCACGGCTTCGGGCTGGAAGTACACGAGTGGCCGTCGCTGACGTATGGACAGAAGACGGTGCTGGAACAGGGGATGGCCGTGACTGTTGAGCCGGGGCTCTACTTCCCACGGCAAGGCGGCATTCGCATCGAAGACGACGTGCTCGTGACGCGCTCGGGCTGCGAAACGCTGACGCACGCCGCAAAGGCGTTATACTGA
- a CDS encoding MBL fold metallo-hydrolase, with product MILRWHGHACFELQSDFTLVIDPHDGRSIGLPPPSASADLVLVSHDHFDHNQSRNVRGLRSRVIDTAGRHQFQECEIRGIPAFHDEEQGAKRGEVVLFRFALEGIDFLHTADLGHFPEEQLDAMRGCDLLFLPVGGVFTIDAAMAWRVAQAVTPRVVVPMHYRYGSLTLAIDEVQPFLDASPWPVMELGSEMELEQEDLPTQPEVWRFLS from the coding sequence ATGATTCTGCGCTGGCACGGCCACGCCTGCTTCGAACTGCAGAGCGACTTTACGCTAGTAATCGACCCGCACGACGGGCGCTCTATCGGGCTGCCGCCACCCTCCGCCAGCGCCGACCTGGTGCTGGTGAGCCACGACCATTTCGACCACAACCAGTCGCGGAACGTGCGCGGGCTGCGCAGCCGGGTCATCGACACTGCGGGACGGCACCAGTTCCAGGAGTGTGAAATCAGGGGCATCCCGGCGTTCCACGATGAGGAACAGGGCGCCAAGCGCGGCGAGGTGGTGCTGTTCCGCTTCGCACTGGAGGGCATCGACTTCCTGCATACTGCCGATCTGGGGCATTTCCCGGAAGAGCAACTAGACGCCATGCGGGGCTGCGACCTGCTGTTCCTCCCCGTGGGCGGGGTCTTCACCATCGACGCTGCGATGGCGTGGCGCGTCGCGCAAGCGGTCACGCCCCGCGTGGTGGTGCCGATGCACTACCGCTACGGCTCGCTTACGCTCGCCATCGACGAGGTGCAGCCGTTCCTCGACGCCAGCCCGTGGCCGGTGATGGAACTGGGCAGCGAGATGGAACTGGAGCAGGAAGATTTGCCGACGCAGCCTGAAGTGTGGAGGTTCCTGAGCTGA
- a CDS encoding TFIIB-type zinc ribbon-containing protein → MATKSKKKGENVDEVLTCPECSSTHLKRDYDHAEVVCADCGLVLEENIVDPGPEWRAFDMQQENALARAGPPMSTTLPDKGLSTEISPTNRDYYGRSISNRNQSMLFRMRKWQRRARASKSAERNMAVAMREMQAVATNLKLPRRIQETAAFIYRRAIQEQSLSGRAIEMVACAALYAACRQEGVPRTLTEISRHSRYSRKEISRTYQVMVKALKMHSMPPLPEDYLPRICSKLDLTPKVEGTARDLLRAAQDVPLTNSVPISLAAASVYIASIINNERRKQKDVARAADLTEVTIRSRYKEMAQFLNIDIHI, encoded by the coding sequence ATGGCGACAAAATCAAAAAAGAAAGGCGAGAATGTAGACGAAGTCCTGACCTGCCCGGAGTGCAGCAGCACTCACCTGAAGCGCGACTATGACCACGCCGAAGTGGTCTGCGCCGATTGCGGCCTAGTGCTGGAGGAGAACATCGTCGACCCCGGCCCGGAATGGCGCGCGTTCGACATGCAGCAGGAGAATGCCCTCGCGAGGGCTGGCCCACCGATGTCCACGACGCTACCTGACAAGGGACTCTCGACCGAGATTTCGCCCACCAACCGTGACTACTACGGCCGCTCGATTTCTAACCGCAACCAGTCAATGCTCTTCCGCATGCGCAAGTGGCAGCGGCGTGCCCGCGCCTCGAAATCAGCGGAGCGCAACATGGCTGTCGCCATGCGCGAGATGCAGGCGGTCGCGACCAACTTGAAGCTCCCGCGCCGCATCCAGGAGACGGCAGCATTCATTTACCGACGCGCCATCCAGGAGCAGTCGCTCTCCGGGCGAGCCATCGAGATGGTCGCCTGCGCCGCGCTCTATGCCGCCTGCCGGCAGGAAGGGGTACCGCGCACGCTGACCGAAATCAGCCGGCACAGCCGCTACTCGCGCAAGGAAATCTCGCGCACCTATCAGGTGATGGTTAAGGCGCTGAAGATGCACTCGATGCCTCCGTTGCCGGAGGACTACCTGCCGCGCATCTGTTCCAAGCTGGACCTGACACCGAAGGTCGAGGGGACTGCCCGTGACCTGCTGCGCGCTGCACAGGATGTGCCGCTCACCAACTCGGTGCCGATTTCACTCGCAGCGGCCTCAGTCTACATCGCCTCGATTATCAACAACGAGCGCCGCAAGCAGAAGGACGTCGCGCGCGCCGCGGACCTGACGGAAGTCACGATTCGCAGCCGCTACAAGGAAATGGCCCAATTCCTGAATATCGACATCCACATCTGA
- a CDS encoding GNAT family N-acetyltransferase — translation MKYLLFQPEELEELMQFIATHLDESYNPQVFLKIQSQWPDGFAIARRGGKMVGAACGALLPGDKLRVLILVLAPGVQGKGHGRKLLEMLVAAGRKRGCLRVTLEARVDSEAVDFYRHLGFSSVDLLPCYYQDGGDAVVMERPIGGVSAQR, via the coding sequence ATGAAATACCTCCTGTTCCAGCCGGAGGAGCTCGAGGAGCTGATGCAGTTCATTGCTACACATCTCGACGAGAGCTACAACCCGCAGGTGTTCCTGAAAATTCAGTCGCAATGGCCGGACGGCTTCGCCATCGCACGCCGTGGCGGGAAGATGGTTGGCGCCGCCTGTGGGGCACTGCTGCCAGGCGACAAGCTACGCGTGCTCATCCTGGTCCTCGCGCCCGGAGTGCAGGGCAAGGGGCATGGACGCAAGCTGCTAGAGATGCTGGTGGCGGCCGGGCGCAAACGCGGCTGCCTCCGTGTTACCCTCGAGGCACGTGTCGATTCCGAAGCGGTCGATTTCTACCGCCACCTTGGTTTCAGCAGCGTCGACCTGCTGCCCTGCTATTATCAGGACGGCGGCGACGCCGTTGTCATGGAACGGCCTATCGGCGGCGTTTCCGCGCAGCGATAG